AAAGGGATGCTGCGATGCGTCATGACGCTGTGGACGAAATTGCTGGGCGCAGAGAATTTACGGCTCCGTTTAAACGGCATACGGCACACGCTGCTTGCAAAGATCCGCAAGCCATCGTTTCGGCGTACAGCAGCTACATCTCTTTATTGtttgcgctggacaatCCAGAAGAAGGACTTGCGGTGTTCAACGCCGTGTGCCCCGACCCTTATCCTGGCAATGCCTATACCCAGTCGAGCGAGTGCCTCCCACGTACCATGTTTGCTACGGCGCCATTTTACTCTGCAACTTTGCGGGATATCGGGATGTCGAAGATGCGGCTAGAGACGAAACACGCCGTGGTCCGCGATCTCTGGAGCAGGTGGCAGTACGATATTATGCGTGCTTCACGCATGCCTTCAAAACGGCCGGTGGTGTTGGATGCGATCGCGGTAAAAACGCTACTTTGGACGCTGCAACTCGGCAGGCCTGAGGAGGCGGCACGAGAGGTGAGCGCAATGCTTGGCACGTATGTCGGCGTCCCATTTACCCCTGCTCCTGGCATCATTCAATACACTGTACCAACAGACTGGACACCTCTGCACTTTACCAACGCTTCATTGCTTGTGGATGCGCTCAGCTTCTACACACAGGTGGGGATGCCTCAGTGTGTAGTAGACTGCTATACCTATGCAGAGAAAACCAAGGATGCTTCCGGCGCTGTACAGCCATCAACGATTCGCGACGCCGTAGTGCTTGCTGAgcgcgcacacgctgcattgcgcaaggAAATAGGCAGATAGAAACTACATGTACAGTGTGCGTCTATTTGCGTTTCTTTGTATTTTTTTTCGGCTGGGGTATAGCAGATGCGTGTCCTTCCTCGCGGACATGCGCGAACAacttggagcgcgatgcaaagcGAGCGTTGCACACATTGCATTTCGCGTTGAATTTGTCGCCCGCACGTTTTTTGTCAGTCTTGGTatcgggcgcggcgcctttTGCTTGCAGTGCCGCCACTTTTTCCTCCAAGGAAAAAAGGTAATTATCTGCACTGTTTGGTGTTAGTGCTCGCACTGCCTCGGCAAGACGAAATAAATATTCATCGTTTCGTCCGCTTGGACCCTGGCTTGTATAGATGCGCTCTGCCAGGGCATCAAGTGGCTCGGGCCCGATAAATGCCTCATTTTCCGGCAACCCAACGTAGACCAGCGCTTCCGGCATAAGCATAACGGGATTTCCGTCTAGAATGTCCCATATGGGTGCAGTCATCGGTGTATAGCCATTCTTTTCGCGGTGGTCCAAGTATGCACGCACTTCTTCGGCGTGCACAGGATCAATCGTGTAGCTGATGCCCCAGACAATGTCGGCTTCCGGAGGTAAATCTGCACCTGGTAATGCCAACCAATCACTCGCTTTTACCAATGTGACAACACGGCCGGGATTTTCTGGAGTGCCACGGTGATCGATTgaatgctgcgcaaatcgaCGCGAGAATCCTTCAATATAGCCCGGTGTGTATCCAATGACGTGTGGTGGGGGCTTAAAGATGAGCGAGCCGTAGCCAAACACGTCAAACGAGCCGGGCGGGCGCTCAGGGTTCTTTGGCAACGTGGCGACATGAGGCAGATTTTTAAACAGCGCACAGGCCGTTGGACCCGTATTAGGCTCGGAAGACGGCGCCTCTGTAAACTCTTGTGCGCCATCAGAGTCTTTATCCTCGTGCAATGTAGCGCGAAACTTGCGTTCCAatttcttcttcttcttgtCTTTTTTTCGCAGGGGGGGAATGACCGGGTCGTCTGGCTCGAGCTCAGCTGCATCGTCCGTCTCGATTCGCATCTCTTCCAAATCATCGCAAAGTGCCAGATCATCCTCGCGCATTTCGCGCTGAAGTCGCTGCATTTCCTTCTTGTgcttcttgccgcgctcgtgATTCTCCCATGCGGCACGCGACTGGAATCGTTTGCTGCACGCGACACAATCAAAAAGCAGCTCCTCATCGCTGAACGCATGCTCGCCCTCAACAGCCGTCATATCATGTAGCGCTTCATTGTCGCCATGCGACTCCCCACTGGTAAAGTCCGACGCCCAATCATCCTCAGGTGCATTCGCCTTCTGCCAGTTTTGCGCCTCGAACGTCGCTGCTTGAGCACGCTTTTCCTGCAGTCGCTTCTTAACCTCggcttcgcggcgcgcctttgcaTCTGCAGACGTTTCTTGGCTGTTTGATTGGCTCTGCTCTGCCTGGAATGCCTTGTACCGAGGGTCTCGACGCCGGATGAATACAGCAAGACCACGGATAGTTTCGTTATattcgcggcgcgctgcatcacGAGCGCGTTTGTTGTCTTTCTCAATCATGCGTTTTACACGCCTGTCCGGTGCATCGCGAAGATCGTACTTATCCTTCCAAGAAAAGCTTTTGCGGCTGGAAAATTGTGTCCAGAATTGATAAAATTTGCGCACATTGTCGCCGTGCGTGCCAGAAGATGTGTATGGGGTGTTCATGTCGCCAAAACTTGGGTACCACAACTCATCATCGCGATCAGGGTCAGAAAAGCCACCTTCGTGCGCCTCGCCAGgatacggcgcagcgatgcggtCTTCTTCAGCGAGTCGCTTAAAGAGGCGGCGATACGTCCCGTAGAAAGACGAGTCAGCATCGCTCAGATCTTTGGCAATATTTGGTTCATAGAATCGTAGCAGGTGTGACACACCAATGCCAGGTGCTGCAGACGTTGCTTTGGGTGGAGCGCCGCCCGAGCGGAAGAACTTGAACTTTGCATCGATATCCGTTTCGTCCCCGTCGTCCTCATCAGTGCCACCATGCATGAGCCTTTCGCGATTCTGATCATACCATGCGCGCTCCGTATCATCGCTTAGGACCTCGTACGCTTCTTGCAGCTTGGAAAACTTCTTATTCGCGGCCTCTTCATCTCCTGGGTTCTTGTCGGGATGAAACCGCAATGCAAGCTTGCGATAAGATTTACGGATCTGCTCTACCACATCTGTTTGTTCCACCTCCAAAAGTGCATAGTAGTCCACAAATGCTTCCTCCGTctcttgcggcgcttccgcaGACTGGCCTGCACCCATGGCGGGGTTGGAGCAAAATtcgatgcacgctgctAAAAAAAATCGCTCGATTCTTGCAAATTCACGCGCCGAGCCTCCACTGATTGAGTTTCATGGCACTGCACGTTGGGAAACGTGCACAGACCTTGCTCTTCTTgcaaacgcaagcgcgcattcCGCCGCACTCTTCCCACTTTACATGGCCGTCACAATCTTCACTCATCGCAGCACAGGATGGTTTATATGCTACATTGTTTGAAACTGCTTCTACCATGCCATCGGAAGAATACGACCGTGCCTTTCTAAAACAGTTGGTCGCACGCTCCGAGCGGGCACTAGCGGACTGTggcgaggaggacgagAGTGTGATTCGAGTTCAGCAGCAGGATTGGGCAGTCGAAGAAGGAATTTTGCAGCGCTATGTCGAGCTCATTAGCATCCCTACGGAAAGAGATACTGTCGTCGGCGTCTCGGCGCCACGATCGATCTTCAAGCGCCAATACTTTCCAGTAGAGGCTGGTAACTCACATTCACTTTTGGGAGTTTGCGACTCTGTTGTGCTTCGCGAAGAAGGCGTCGCGATATCACAAGGAACGACCGGATTAAAGACATGGTACGCCGATCAACAGTACCAGGCTGACACACAGGGAGGCCAGGTAGGTGCTGCATATTCTCACTCAGCTTGCGCCTTGGTGCTTATATTGTTCAAAATCAACGCAGATTTAGCGGGCACACGATACTAGAACTTGGAAGTGGGGCGGGTTTCCTTGGTATGCTATGTGCACGGCTTTTTTTGGGCGAACGCAACACGAAAACATCCTTATACCTGACAGACGTCGGCGGCAATGTTTTGGAGAGATTGCAAGAGACAACTGCATTAAGTATGTACATGACCGCCCCTTGCTCACAGTCAAAGATAATTTTTTAAAGGCACCAAAACTGCATATAAAGTCTCTGAACTGGATCGAAGTGGCAGAAGGGCACGACGAATCGCTTGCATTTCTGAAGCAATGCAATGCGACAAGCATCCTTGCCGCTGACGTGGTATATGATCCTGCATTGGTGGGTCCTTTATCGGATACCATACGTGCTGCATTGCAAGGGAGTGGAAGTGCTGATCGGATGCCAAGAGACGGAGGGGACTGGGACCCAAATGCGTCTTTTGCCATCATCTCCAGCACGATTCGGAACCCAGATACGTACAACATGTTTTTGGAGGCGCTTAATGCTCGGCATCTACGCTGGCGCACTGTCGAAACACAGCTAGCAGTGTGGCAGAATCGTAGTCATGCGGACGGCTTGCGGTTATTCCCTTCGGCACACAACGCAGAACTGGAAGGGCACGTAGCTATCATACATATCCAGCTTGGTTCATAGTTGGCCCGCGATAGCCAAGGCATACCCAATATTGTTCCCGACTTTCCGACCGACTCGCGTCCATTttctcggcgcgcacggccagAAAGTTGGGTTCCAAGACTTGTTTACGGAAGATGTTTGCATCCTCACTCATAAAGTACTTGCACACAAAGACAGAAGTCAAAAGAGAATCCATTGTACGCGCTCCTGTGCGCTCCTCGGCTTTTGGCATAGGCCGTAGCATCCTCTGGCAGAACTCAAAGGCAACAGCACAAAGATCCAATGAGgcctgcgcgtcgcgaatTGAATTTCCCGTTGTATTTGCCATCATATCGCTGAGCACAATATCCACCTTCGTCTCGCTTGTGTTCGGTATGTCGAGCTTCTCCACAATGTCTTCCTGCAAACGATCCCGCATAGCCGACTCGGTAAAATCACCTTGCAGAAAAGTAATTTGCGGCACTGATACTTGCAATGGAAGCCGGTCCATGGCAAAGATATGGAGCGAAGGGCATACCTGCAATGCTGCTTGACTCCATCCGCCCGGTGCCGCCCCCAGGTCTACTACCGTACGACCTGGATGAAAGATGGGGTATTTTTTTGCTAACTGGACGAGCTTATAAGCTGAGCGCGATACATATCCCGCCCCGTCTGTCTTTCTTTTCCGCACATACTGCTGTCAGTTAGCAGGTGTACCTACTTGGTCTCTTTGTTGACGCCGAAGATCTGCATGTCAACACACAGAAAAACGCACATTTCCCAGACCCTTTGGTTTGGCTTGAGGCATACCGACCCAACACTACATACCCCATGCATTTTCGCAGACAGTTGGCGTTAACGTTTTGGCGCACAATGCCCCAGCCCTGGGCATGCCTTAGATTGTCCCAGATCATCACTGGTGTTGCTCTTCGGTTCATGTGCGCCGTCTGGCAGGTTCGCCACTTTTGCTGGGTTTCATGGAACTCCGCAGATAATTATGCAGTCAGTTGCGCACCCGCGTATTTGGATTGGATAGTTACAAGCAGGGTTTTCTTTGGTatgctgcgcgaagaaCGTCGCATGATCATTCGTCGTGTGCCAAGTACAGAAAGTTAAACCCACCAATCACATGGTGTTTTCAAAGTCTTTCCCCACGCAACAATGTCAATACAATTTTCGCCCATATTGCGCGAACGCAAACTGCGCGGTAAAATAGGGGGTGTATCCAGTGCAGCGGAATCCAACAACCCAAGGGTAGGTAAACCTTTGTCAACATCAAACGTAACGTGCGGACATTGGCTTGCCAGCATGTCAGCCGTACCAGAGGAACCCTCTGTCCTGCACTTTGCCGACAAGAAACAGGGACATGACAGTAAACGCGACCAAAATGAAACGTTGTTTAGTACACGCGAGGCTGTGTTGAAGGAGGCTGGCGAGGTACGTTGATGGCGTGGATGTTCTTACTCAACAGGATAATAACAAGCTGGAGCACTCTGTAAATGTGCAGCTTGCCAATCCCCTCCTTGGTCTCTCCTTTGAGAACATCCAATCCGACGTGGACAAGTTCGTGACGGAGAAGGGCCTGGAAGAGTATCGCGATCTCTTTTTGAAAGGCGCCCTTTGCATTCAGGCGCAGAGTACCGGTGATTTTGAATCAATTTCGCTGCTTACCGATGAGGATCGCGCAGATCTTCTATATGAAAAAGAGCACCGGTGGTCTCAGCCTTTTTTGCTGTATTGGCTcgcatgctgctgcagtgtcgctgctgcagtgcaaGGTGCCGACGAGTCGGTGATCAATGGTGCGCTGTTGTTTTTCCCTCAACAATTTGGTATTGGTGGAACGACTGATAGGGACAATTGGCTGCAAGGTTTggtcgctgctgcgccataCATTGCCTGCGCATTCTGTGGTGTATGGTTGACCAAGCCGCTGAACGTTGTATTCGGTCGTCGCGGTACTATTTTTATTACCTCGTTCGTCAGTTTTGCTACTTGTATCTGGCAGGGTGTGACTAATTCTTGGGAGCACTTGTTTGTCTCGCGTCTTATTCTCGGTCTGGGTATTGGTCCCAAGTCGGCTACTGTCCCTGTCTACGCTGCCGAATGTACTCCCGCACCTATTCGTGGTGCGCTTACGATGCAATGGCAGACATGGACTGCGTTTGGTATCATGCTTGGTTACGCCGCCGATCTTGCGTTGTTCAAGGTCAAAGATCCTAACAACGGCAACGGCAACATTCATGGACTCAACTGGCGTCTCATGCTAGGGAGTGCCGGTATCCCGGCACTGTTTGTCATGGCCCAAGTATACCTTTGTCCTGAGTCACCGCGTTGGCTGATGGGAAAGAACAAGTACCGTAAGGCTATGAACTCgttcttgcgcttgcgcaccaaaccgctttttgccgcgcgcgatctTTACCTAGCACATTGCATGCTGGTAGAAGAGAATAATATGCGGAAGACCAAGAATAACATTTTCCCTTTTATGGAGCTCTTCACTGTTCCCCGCAACCTGCGTGCTACGATCGGCGCCACGATTGTCATGTTTGGTCAGCAATTCTGTGGTGTGAATGTGATTGCTTACTACTCGAGTTCTATTATCACCGACGCCAGGAGAATGGTTGTAGGCGATAACATTACGAGTAAGGACAACATGAATGCATTGCTTGGCAGCTGGGGCTTTGGTATGATTAATTTCCTCTTTGCCATTCCCGCTTGGTACACGATCGATACATTTGGTcgccgcagcttgctgcTCCTAACACTGCCGTTCATGGCAATTTTCCTCTTAATTACTGGTTTCTCTTTCTGGATCGACTACTACAGTGGCAGACTCGGTGTGGTTTTGTTCGGCATTTACTTCTACGCAATGTTTTACTCGCCTGGGTTCGGACCAGTTCCCTTCACCTATTGTGCAGAGGCTTTCCCTTTGTACATTCGCGAGGTTGGTATGACGTATGCAACTGCAGTGCTTTGGTTCTTCAACTCTCTTCTCGCAGTGACCTGGTTCGCTATGCGAGGTGCTATGACAAGCCAAGGCGCCTTCGGATTTTACGCCGGTTGGTGTGTCATTTTGTGGATCCTCACGTTCTTGTTCCTTCCAGAAACCAAGGCGCTCACTTTGGAAGAACTGGACCTTGTGTTTAGCATACCCACTACTAAATTTGCCGGTTACCAGCTTCGCCAGCTCCCCTACTACTTCAAGCGGTACGTCCTTTTCAACAAATCCATCAAGAAAGAACAACTCTACACTATTGACAGCACCTTTAAATCATCGAAATAATGAAAATTATGCACTCTGTCTGATTCCCAGTATTTAATTCTCTGCCTGATGTGGTCCGCCATTGTGTACTCCCTTTCTCGTCATCGTTTTGGTCGTACTACAGGTTCGTAGCAGTTGTGCCTAAGAAAATCAGATATGTGGAGACGCACGGGGCTAGTCGCTGGTTATCATGTGCGGCCGTTTCGCAAATGGGCTCACGTATGCGGAGTTCATCGAAGCACTCGGTGAGCTTCTCCCGCAAACAGCCGAGACGGAATATGTAAATTCATTGCAGGACTACCTCCCCACATATAACGTGGCTCCCCAAACTTGCTATCCAGTCATGTATGGGCGACCTGGACGCAATAGTGCCATAAGGTTGGATACCATGCGCTGGGGAATCCCCATGAAAGAACTGGTCCCTTCACAACAAGACAGCCATCTTGTCATTAATTCGCGCGATGACACTATTTTGCAACCCAAATCTATTTGgcgcgacttgctgcgGACCCGCCGATGCATTCTATTTTGCCAAGGCTATTACGAGTGGCAAAAAGTGCACTTTCAAGGCATGGCACCAGGCCAATCcaagcgcattgcacacTTCGTGGGCATGACCAAGACAGGTAAAGGGCGCAAGACAATGGACGGGCAGACACGCCAATTGGTACCGCTTGCAGGCTTATGGACTACTATACCATCTAAGGCGGGCAACAGACTCATACAAGTTTTCACCATTATCACTACACAAGCCAGCAAGCAGTTAAGTTTTTTGCATGCGCGTATGCCCGTCATTCTATCTGATCAGGAATCGATACAGACGTGGCTAGGCATCAATGAAGCCGCAAGTGAATCGTTTGAGAGCATTACCCGACTTTTAAAGCCGTATTGCTGCCCGTTGGACTGCTACAAGGTGCCTCAAGAAGTCGGGCGAGTGGGAAACTCGAACGAGAACATGATATACCCCCTGAGTGCACGAAAAGATAATATCAAGGT
This is a stretch of genomic DNA from Malassezia vespertilionis chromosome 1, complete sequence. It encodes these proteins:
- a CDS encoding uncharacterized protein (EggNog:ENOG503NX06; COG:O) — encoded protein: MGAGQSAEAPQETEEAFVDYYALLEVEQTDVVEQIRKSYRKLALRFHPDKNPGDEEAANKKFSKLQEAYEVLSDDTERAWYDQNRERLMHGGTDEDDGDETDIDAKFKFFRSGGAPPKATSAAPGIGVSHLLRFYEPNIAKDLSDADSSFYGTYRRLFKRLAEEDRIAAPYPGEAHEGGFSDPDRDDELWYPSFGDMNTPYTSSGTHGDNVRKFYQFWTQFSSRKSFSWKDKYDLRDAPDRRVKRMIEKDNKRARDAARREYNETIRGLAVFIRRRDPRYKAFQAEQSQSNSQETSADAKARREAEVKKRLQEKRAQAATFEAQNWQKANAPEDDWASDFTSGESHGDNEALHDMTAVEGEHAFSDEELLFDCVACSKRFQSRAAWENHERGKKHKKEMQRLQREMREDDLALCDDLEEMRIETDDAAELEPDDPVIPPLRKKDKKKKKLERKFRATLHEDKDSDGAQEFTEAPSSEPNTGPTACALFKNLPHVATLPKNPERPPGSFDVFGYGSLIFKPPPHVIGYTPGYIEGFSRRFAQHSIDHRGTPENPGRVVTLVKASDWLALPGADLPPEADIVWGISYTIDPVHAEEVRAYLDHREKNGYTPMTAPIWDILDGNPVMLMPEALVYVGLPENEAFIGPEPLDALAERIYTSQGPSGRNDEYLFRLAEAVRALTPNSADNYLFSLEEKVAALQAKGAAPDTKTDKKRAGDKFNAKCNVCNARFASRSKLFAHVREEGHASAIPQPKKNTKKRK
- the MRM2 gene encoding methylene-fatty-acyl-phospholipid synthase (EggNog:ENOG503NWAF; COG:D); amino-acid sequence: MDRLPLQVSVPQITFLQGDFTESAMRDRLQEDIVEKLDIPNTSETKVDIVLSDMMANTTGNSIRDAQASLDLCAVAFEFCQRMLRPMPKAEERTGARTMDSLLTSVFVCKYFMSEDANIFRKQVLEPNFLAVRAEKMDASRSESREQYWVCLGYRGPTMNQAGYV
- a CDS encoding uncharacterized protein (EggNog:ENOG503NW40; COG:P; TransMembrane:11 (i129-147o174-194i206-224o269-287i307-325o395-419i440-462o474-493i500-519o539-558i570-588o)) — encoded protein: MSAVPEEPSVLHFADKKQGHDSKRDQNETLFSTREAVLKEAGEDNNKLEHSVNVQLANPLLGLSFENIQSDVDKFVTEKGLEEYRDLFLKGALCIQAQSTGDFESISLLTDEDRADLLYEKEHRWSQPFLLYWLACCCSVAAAVQGADESVINGALLFFPQQFGIGGTTDRDNWLQGLVAAAPYIACAFCGVWLTKPLNVVFGRRGTIFITSFVSFATCIWQGVTNSWEHLFVSRLILGLGIGPKSATVPVYAAECTPAPIRGALTMQWQTWTAFGIMLGYAADLALFKVKDPNNGNGNIHGLNWRLMLGSAGIPALFVMAQVYLCPESPRWLMGKNKYRKAMNSFLRLRTKPLFAARDLYLAHCMLVEENNMRKTKNNIFPFMELFTVPRNLRATIGATIVMFGQQFCGVNVIAYYSSSIITDARRMVVGDNITSKDNMNALLGSWGFGMINFLFAIPAWYTIDTFGRRSLLLLTLPFMAIFLLITGFSFWIDYYSGRLGVVLFGIYFYAMFYSPGFGPVPFTYCAEAFPLYIREVGMTYATAVLWFFNSLLAVTWFAMRGAMTSQGAFGFYAGWCVILWILTFLFLPETKALTLEELDLVFSIPTTKFAGYQLRQLPYYFKRYVLFNKSIKKEQLYTIDSTFKSSK